In Flavobacterium lacustre, a genomic segment contains:
- a CDS encoding 3-keto-disaccharide hydrolase — translation MKSKKFSPFLLSIALFSASVAMAQHKFVNTPPEVNPMPMKPEMTEIWEPEVKVITPAKTLGNAPSDAIILFDGKNLDQWVSQKDVNQPAGWKIVDKDYMEVVPGSGAIQTKMAFGDCQLHLEWSAPDIVLDGGQARGNSGVFFQNRYELQVLDSYNNRTYSNGQAGSIYKDHPPLVNAVKTPLEWNAYDVVYTAPRFKADGRIDAPARITVFLNGVLVQNNTTINGLTLYIGLHNYPSAHGEDVISLQDHDSKNQFRNIWIRKL, via the coding sequence ATGAAATCTAAAAAATTTAGTCCTTTTTTATTAAGCATAGCTTTATTTTCAGCCTCAGTAGCTATGGCGCAGCACAAATTTGTAAACACGCCTCCCGAAGTTAATCCGATGCCTATGAAACCAGAGATGACCGAAATCTGGGAACCAGAAGTAAAAGTAATCACGCCTGCCAAAACATTGGGAAATGCACCTTCGGATGCCATTATTTTATTTGATGGTAAAAACTTAGACCAATGGGTAAGTCAAAAAGACGTGAACCAGCCTGCAGGATGGAAAATTGTTGACAAAGACTATATGGAAGTCGTTCCAGGTTCAGGAGCTATTCAAACCAAAATGGCTTTTGGCGATTGTCAATTACACTTAGAATGGAGCGCTCCGGATATCGTTTTGGATGGAGGACAAGCGAGAGGAAACAGTGGTGTATTTTTTCAGAACCGATACGAATTACAAGTATTAGATTCGTATAACAACAGAACCTACAGCAACGGACAAGCGGGTAGTATTTACAAAGACCATCCGCCATTAGTAAATGCTGTTAAAACCCCTTTAGAATGGAACGCTTACGATGTGGTTTATACCGCTCCACGCTTCAAAGCAGACGGAAGAATTGATGCTCCGGCAAGAATTACCGTGTTTTTAAACGGTGTTTTAGTACAAAACAATACGACCATAAACGGATTGACACTTTACATTGGTTTACACAATTACCCTTCAGCTCATGGTGAAGATGTGATTTCGTTACAAGACCACGATTCAAAAAATCAATTCCGAAATATCTGGATTAGAAAACTATAA
- a CDS encoding bifunctional response regulator/alkaline phosphatase family protein: MDKIKILWVDDEIDLLKPHILFLEKKNYEVTTCNNGLDAIAIFESDNFDIVFLDENMPGMSGLETLSEMKEKKSSVPMIMITKSEEEYIMEEAIGSKIADYLIKPVNPNQILLSLKKNLDHSRLVSQKTTLDYQKEFRKITMEMAMVNSYEDWIELYKKLIFWELELENINDQGMIEILESQKTEANSQFGKFIERNYEDWFEPKADKPVQSHTLFKELVVPEILKKDKPILFVVIDNLRYDQWKAFENVVSNHYKLEKEVPYYAILPTATQYARNAIFSGLTPLEMEKQFPQYWKNDPEEGGKNLFEAEFLTAQLKRLGLNIKEDYFKITNLAGGKKLVENFKTLKNNDLVTVVYNFVDMLSHAKTEMDVVKELAPDDKAYRSLTLSWFKNSPLLEMIQQAQKMGFKLILTTDHGTINVKNPSKVVGDKNTSLNLRYKTGRSLTYERKDVYAVKEPKKIGLPTINMSSSYIFAKNDLFLAYVNNFNYYVSYYKNTYQHGGISLEEMIIPFLVFNPK, translated from the coding sequence ATGGATAAAATAAAAATACTTTGGGTGGATGATGAAATCGACCTTTTGAAACCGCATATATTATTTCTGGAAAAGAAAAATTACGAGGTAACCACTTGCAATAACGGGCTGGATGCGATTGCTATTTTTGAATCTGATAATTTTGATATTGTTTTTCTGGATGAAAATATGCCCGGTATGAGCGGTTTAGAAACGCTGTCGGAAATGAAGGAGAAAAAATCATCGGTTCCTATGATTATGATTACCAAAAGTGAGGAGGAATATATTATGGAGGAAGCGATTGGGTCTAAAATCGCGGATTATTTGATTAAACCCGTGAATCCGAATCAGATTTTATTGAGTTTGAAGAAGAATTTAGACCATTCCCGATTGGTTTCGCAAAAAACAACCTTAGATTATCAGAAGGAATTTCGTAAAATAACCATGGAAATGGCGATGGTGAACAGCTACGAAGACTGGATTGAATTGTATAAAAAATTAATTTTCTGGGAACTCGAACTCGAGAATATCAATGATCAGGGCATGATTGAAATTTTGGAATCCCAAAAAACAGAAGCTAACTCCCAATTTGGGAAATTCATAGAACGTAATTATGAGGATTGGTTTGAGCCAAAAGCTGATAAGCCAGTACAATCACACACTTTATTTAAGGAATTAGTAGTTCCCGAAATCCTGAAAAAAGATAAACCTATTCTTTTTGTCGTGATTGATAACCTGCGTTACGACCAATGGAAAGCCTTTGAAAACGTGGTAAGCAACCATTATAAACTAGAAAAAGAAGTTCCGTATTATGCTATTTTGCCAACGGCGACTCAATATGCGCGAAATGCCATTTTCTCTGGATTAACGCCACTTGAAATGGAAAAACAGTTTCCGCAATACTGGAAAAATGATCCTGAAGAAGGCGGAAAGAATCTCTTTGAAGCGGAATTTTTAACCGCACAATTGAAACGATTGGGATTGAATATTAAGGAAGATTATTTTAAAATCACCAACTTGGCCGGTGGAAAAAAACTGGTTGAAAACTTCAAAACATTAAAAAATAACGACTTGGTTACCGTGGTGTATAATTTTGTAGATATGCTTTCGCACGCTAAAACAGAAATGGATGTAGTCAAAGAACTCGCTCCGGATGATAAAGCGTATCGCTCCTTGACGTTGAGCTGGTTTAAGAATTCACCACTTTTAGAAATGATTCAGCAGGCACAAAAAATGGGTTTCAAGTTAATTTTAACTACCGATCACGGTACGATAAATGTAAAAAACCCATCGAAAGTTGTGGGAGATAAAAACACCAGTTTAAATTTGCGTTATAAAACAGGCCGCAGTTTAACCTACGAACGAAAAGATGTTTATGCGGTAAAAGAACCTAAAAAAATAGGTTTGCCTACTATAAATATGAGTAGTTCTTATATTTTTGCAAAAAATGATTTATTCTTGGCTTACGTTAATAATTTCAATTATTATGTGAGTTATTACAAGAATACATATCAGCACGGAGGGATTTCATTAGAAGAAATGATTATTCCGTTTTTGGTTTTTAACCCGAAGTAG